In a genomic window of Sarcophilus harrisii chromosome 4, mSarHar1.11, whole genome shotgun sequence:
- the ETV3L gene encoding ETS translocation variant 3-like protein yields the protein MHCHCLGEGIPPVPSSYWISGLAFPDWAYKAESSPGSRQIQLWHFILELLQKEEFRHVIAWQQGEYGEFVIKDPDEVARLWGRRKCKPQMNYDKLSRALRYYYNKRILHKTKGKRFTYKFNFSKLIVVNYPLWDMRPPPPPPLLLGAPAMYGPALVPIGVQSELLHTILFTHRAIMEQLAGQRSPPSPLEPPGDKKGSSSSEPRLGFPQAPCLLSPCYHFQNPRNELPPLASLPPPLATSLPNERPRFSRPFLPPTLPEQQSPGPSKMDSLFAGMGLPTDGKVLPGFSLLAGMGPGAGERLRFLSLRPEETEVKQDLEVGGKGCQRPMVDFPSEVQSLKTREEKHASSCLETFKAMWSLDPP from the exons ATGCACTGCCACTGTCTGGGTGAGGGCATCCCCCCAGTTCCCAGTTCCTACTGGATCTCAG GCTTGGCTTTCCCTGACTGGGCCTACAAGGCAGAGTCGTCCCCGGGCTCCCGGCAGATCCAGCTGTGGCATTTCATCTTGGAGTTGCTTCAGAAGGAGGAGTTCCGCCATGTCATTGCCTGGCAGCAGGGAGAGTATGGAGAGTTTGTCATCAAAGACCCAGACGAAGTGGCCCGCCTCTGGGGCCGGAGAAAGTGCAAACCACAGATGAACTATGACAAGCTCAGCCGGGCCCTCAG ATATTACTACAATAAGAGAATCCTGCACAAGACCAAAGGCAAGAGGTTTACTTATAAATTCAACTTCAGCAAACTCATTGTTGTCAACTATCCACTGTGGGACATGcggcccccacccccaccccctctgtTGCTGGGTGCCCCAGCCATGTATGGTCCAGCCTTGGTGCCCATCGGTGTGCAGAGTGAG CTTCTCCACACCATTCTGTTCACCCATCGAGCAATTATGGAACAGCTGGCTGGACAGCGGAGCCCCCCCAGTCCCCTGGAACCCCCtggagataagaagggaagcagcaGCAGTGAACCCC GTCTTGGCTTTCCCCAAGCTCCTTGCCTGTTGAGCCCCTGCTACCATTTCCAGAACCCCCGGAATGAGCTGCCTCCTCTTGCCTCTTTGCCCCCTCCCCTTGCAACTTCTCTTCCAAATGAGCGGCCACGATTCTCCAGGCCCTTCCTCCCTCCTACCCTACCAGAGCAGCAGTCCCCTGGGCCCTCTAAGATGGATTCTCTATTTGCTGGAATGGGATTGCCCACAGATGGAAAGGTTTTGCCAGGTTTTTCCCTCCTAGCTGGGATGGGGCCTGGGGCAGGAGAGAGGTTGAGGTTCCTATCTCTGAGGCCAGAGGAGACAGAAGTAAAGCAGGATTTAGAGGTGGGAGGAAAGGGATGTCAGAGACCTATGGTAGATTTCCCTTCAGAGGTTCAGAGTCTCAAAACCAGGGAGGAAAAACATGCATCGTCCTGTCTGGAGACCTTCAAAGCCATGTGGTCTTTGGACCCTCCTTAA